The Vitis vinifera cultivar Pinot Noir 40024 chromosome 12, ASM3070453v1 genome has a segment encoding these proteins:
- the LOC104881015 gene encoding lysine-rich arabinogalactan protein 19-like: MAKTRGAKTPSPSGRTRALRVLLVQDSMTEPSQPPTVPPSVDGAPPSPPLRRYETRRPPTHQGEGPQEEATESGCHSITIPKVALSDIRALGPRAPTGLEHPEIPQPEHLEEPQPVEIPMDIRTPVPAVPSTGPMPEFAFSTPFATPGTPPVVPAAPEPHSSESCIAISISEFRSLCHTLQTLTTTQSVLTQQMAIVRAHQDQLIAT, from the exons ATGGCCAAAACAAGAGGAGCCAAGACCCCATCTCCATCAGGTCGCACCAGAGCACTAAGAGTCTTACTTGTGCAAGACTCCATGACTGAGCCTTCACAGCCACCTACCGTCCCACCTTCAGTAGATGGAGCACCGCCGAGTCCCCCTTTGAGACGATATGAGACCAGGAGACCACCCACTCACCAGGG agaaggtccacagGAAGAAGCTACTGAGAGCGGATGCCATTCCATTACTATTCCCAAGGTTGCTCTGTCAGATATTAGAGCACTTGGG CCAAGAGCCCCAACTGGACTAGAGCATCCAGAGATACCACAACCAGAGCATCTAGAGGAGCCACAGCCGGTTGAGATACCTATGGACATCAGAACACCTGTCCCTGCAGTGCCATCTACAGGACCTATGCCTGAGTTTGCATTTTCTACTCCTTTTGCCACTCCCGGGACTCCGCCAGTTGTACCAGCTGCACCCGAGCCTCATTCATCTGAGTCTTGTATAGCCATATCCATTTCAGAGTTTAGAAGCCTATGTCATACATTGCAAACATTGACAACTACTCAGAGTGTTCTTACCCAGCAGATGGCAATCGTTCGTGCACATCAAGATCAACTTATTGCCACCTAG